The following coding sequences are from one Marinitoga litoralis window:
- a CDS encoding CBS domain-containing protein — MNLEENKKIIKIDNVKIYFSYTNEDINEKKIKEIYNKYSIDLIIIFIIKNNIDVYMYSEDLIIPSIFKKYEFKEKEKIYVFSKNEENIEKLINEIINEFKNNYNPIILAKDIMSYPVRTVLAGESIEKVYRLMMQTGHNGFPVIDNNELIGIITRKDVEKAINHNLSKYPVKKFISKNIISVLPKTPIEEVRMRMLENGVGRVLVIDENNTLTGIITRSDILKGKIFHKSQPNIIIDYEEKLHKYNVLKKMVKIIDPKYMNLLRLLGVYGTELNMPVYLVGGFVRDLLLERKNFDIDIVVEGDGLKYAKYASRNLRATFVEHSEFHTGSLFFKDGFRIDIATARTEYYEKPADLPKVELSTIKKDLYRRDFSINAMAIKLNSEEFGVLLDFFGCKNDLDNGIIRVLYNLSFIEDPTRILRAIRFEKRFNFQIEKNTIELLKDAVNNNYIEKVTGMRLREEFEKILSEKNIINSLNEMGELKILDHLFLYSEFKTKKIEAYNKVLEFYNWIKENIPEYLYKVKKFHLFLYTYLLYESKEAIIYSYERYGLPKKFLNNIDKLKEVLETFNTSEINKLSDIYKLVETFDNELLISLGGLIEDDTIELYKKYLFEIKDLKLNITGTDLINLGIKGRLIGKILNEIKLKKLDENIDEKEYLNKIVRELNERV, encoded by the coding sequence ATGAATTTAGAAGAAAATAAAAAAATAATAAAAATAGATAATGTTAAAATATACTTTTCATATACTAATGAAGATATAAATGAAAAAAAAATAAAAGAAATATATAATAAGTATTCTATAGACTTAATTATTATTTTTATTATTAAAAATAATATAGACGTTTACATGTATTCAGAAGATTTGATTATTCCATCAATATTTAAAAAATATGAGTTTAAAGAAAAAGAGAAAATATACGTATTTTCTAAAAATGAAGAAAATATAGAAAAGTTGATAAATGAGATAATAAATGAATTTAAAAATAATTATAATCCAATTATCCTTGCTAAAGATATTATGTCTTATCCAGTAAGAACAGTATTAGCTGGTGAAAGTATTGAAAAAGTATATAGATTAATGATGCAAACGGGGCATAATGGATTTCCAGTAATAGATAATAATGAGTTAATAGGAATAATTACTAGAAAAGATGTAGAAAAAGCAATTAATCATAATTTATCAAAATATCCAGTAAAAAAGTTTATATCGAAAAATATTATATCTGTTTTACCTAAAACACCTATAGAAGAAGTTAGGATGAGAATGTTGGAAAATGGTGTTGGCAGAGTTTTAGTAATAGATGAAAATAATACTTTAACAGGTATAATAACACGTTCAGATATATTAAAAGGGAAAATTTTTCATAAGTCACAACCTAATATTATTATTGATTATGAAGAAAAGCTTCATAAGTATAATGTATTAAAAAAAATGGTAAAAATAATTGATCCAAAATATATGAATTTATTAAGGTTATTAGGGGTATATGGAACAGAATTAAATATGCCTGTATATTTAGTTGGAGGTTTTGTAAGGGACTTATTGTTGGAGAGAAAAAATTTTGATATTGATATTGTTGTAGAGGGTGATGGTTTAAAATATGCTAAATATGCATCTAGAAATTTAAGAGCAACTTTTGTAGAACATAGTGAATTTCATACAGGATCATTATTTTTTAAGGATGGATTTAGAATAGATATTGCAACTGCAAGAACAGAATATTATGAAAAACCAGCAGATTTACCTAAAGTAGAATTGAGTACAATAAAAAAGGATTTATATAGGCGCGATTTTTCTATCAACGCAATGGCAATAAAACTTAATAGTGAAGAATTTGGTGTTTTGCTAGACTTTTTTGGATGTAAAAATGACCTTGATAATGGAATTATTAGAGTTTTATATAATTTAAGTTTTATTGAGGATCCAACTAGGATTTTACGAGCTATTAGATTTGAAAAAAGATTTAATTTTCAAATAGAAAAAAATACAATAGAATTGTTAAAAGACGCTGTAAATAATAACTATATTGAAAAAGTAACAGGAATGAGATTAAGAGAAGAATTTGAAAAAATATTATCAGAGAAAAATATTATTAATTCTTTAAATGAAATGGGAGAACTAAAAATTTTAGATCATTTATTTTTATATTCTGAATTTAAAACAAAAAAAATAGAGGCATATAATAAGGTTTTAGAGTTTTATAATTGGATAAAAGAAAATATACCAGAGTATTTGTATAAAGTCAAAAAGTTCCACTTATTTTTATATACATACTTATTATATGAAAGTAAAGAAGCTATTATTTATTCATATGAAAGGTATGGACTGCCTAAAAAGTTTTTAAATAATATAGATAAACTAAAAGAAGTATTAGAAACATTTAATACATCAGAAATAAATAAATTGTCTGATATATATAAATTAGTAGAGACTTTTGATAATGAATTATTAATATCTTTAGGTGGTCTTATAGAAGATGATACTATAGAGTTATATAAAAAGTATTTATTTGAAATTAAAGATCTTAAATTAAATATAACAGGAACTGATTTAATTAATTTAGGTATTAAAGGTAGACTCATTGGAAAAATATTGAATGAAATAAAATTAAAAAAACTTGATGAAAACATAGATGAGAAAGAATATTTAAATAAAATTGTGAGGGAATTAAATGAACGAGTATAG
- a CDS encoding DUF4416 family protein translates to MGKIKDIDRVNYVIHVFTAGDTDYWLYHENVLEELQKHFGEIDYMSEELDFQKYTYYYNMEMGQNVKIKARMISFKNLYSPGFLAEAKTITNNIEAKYAVDGKRKVNLDVGYIHHMQFVLASTKPWGNRIYLSKGIYAEITLMYVYEQWKAFDHSYQNFKDKEYQDILTVIRDMYLEKRKKWLSGKK, encoded by the coding sequence ATGGGGAAAATTAAAGATATTGATAGAGTAAATTATGTTATACATGTTTTCACTGCTGGTGATACAGATTACTGGTTATATCATGAAAATGTTTTAGAGGAATTACAAAAACATTTTGGTGAAATAGATTATATGTCAGAAGAATTAGATTTTCAGAAATATACATATTACTACAATATGGAAATGGGACAAAACGTAAAAATAAAAGCTAGAATGATTAGTTTTAAAAATTTATATTCTCCAGGATTTTTAGCTGAAGCTAAAACAATTACAAATAATATTGAAGCTAAATATGCTGTTGATGGTAAAAGAAAAGTTAATTTAGATGTAGGCTACATTCATCATATGCAATTTGTTTTAGCAAGTACAAAACCTTGGGGAAATAGAATTTATTTATCAAAAGGTATATACGCAGAAATTACATTAATGTATGTATATGAACAATGGAAGGCATTTGATCATTCATATCAAAACTTCAAAGATAAGGAATACCAAGATATTTTAACTGTAATTAGAGATATGTATTTAGAAAAGAGAAAAAAATGGTTATCAGGAAAGAAATAA
- the rsmD gene encoding 16S rRNA (guanine(966)-N(2))-methyltransferase RsmD, protein MLTIENGQFKGRKIDIVPDKRTRYTPANVRRAILNIVDVSEMITLEIFGGSGSVSFEFLSSGAHHSTIIEASKQACSTILKNANFLGVKDKIKLICSDFRKSIGKLTERYDLIFMDPPFQMGLAEEAILKIIENKNIYDEDTLIIVEHSKRELLKKEYGDLLRYKEYNYGDIILSLYTKEGD, encoded by the coding sequence ATGTTAACTATTGAAAATGGACAGTTTAAAGGAAGAAAAATAGATATTGTACCAGATAAAAGAACCAGATATACTCCAGCTAATGTTAGAAGGGCTATATTAAATATTGTTGATGTTAGTGAAATGATAACATTGGAAATTTTTGGCGGTTCTGGGTCAGTATCCTTTGAATTTTTAAGTTCGGGAGCGCATCATTCAACGATTATAGAAGCATCAAAACAAGCATGTTCTACAATTTTGAAAAATGCAAACTTCTTAGGTGTAAAAGATAAAATAAAATTAATATGTTCTGATTTTAGAAAAAGCATAGGAAAATTAACGGAAAGATATGATTTAATATTTATGGATCCTCCTTTTCAAATGGGATTAGCTGAGGAGGCTATATTAAAAATAATAGAAAACAAAAATATATATGATGAAGATACATTGATTATAGTTGAACATTCTAAAAGAGAATTATTAAAAAAAGAATATGGTGATTTATTAAGATATAAAGAGTATAATTATGGTGATATAATTTTATCTCTTTATACAAAGGAAGGTGATTAA
- a CDS encoding M1 family aminopeptidase, with translation MKKIGIFIFVLLSIISYTANYDLNVTLIENEKAILGYLTVTLEENEEPYFALFPNLDSHDNPYINALFEQKNNNKIEILKVTDKNNNKLNFSYLDYHSNKFREYQKKNGILYVDTNEKIIKITFKTYFYNKNSPDNVDFDDIYIWRFGWYPIIINRNTDYSLPHHNVSISYEKNDNFIPIIFGKQNGEKYHSEGKYVSMPIVFVKKDSYLTLTLESKDYNLNIWYRKGQEQRAAIMATQVIKALELHTKDFGKLKYSNINVIQDPYPGMYGMAADGMFLLGDGFFTTADLLLPGLLEPMTFYVVSHELAHMWFGIGVGVDFAKNNFMSESLADYAAHISMYEKYGDDRLYNIYLPDILTESFSDILVKNFSDLDQNGIFNLNYYNIKNSVSDDIDEIPANFASYIYYNKGKRAMFSIEDYIGREKLKNILSEYYYNYNEKNPSEKEFFDFMSNYIDSQILNDLFINNNNYDPFISVNKDKIVVDLNNMKIPTKIRVLTEDGTKEFVTIENVEFNKEDVITIDIDPEMHTFDVERHNNHYPILLKSNLLLNDDISKFDAYEINFKTNFEIINNLYQNSSLLSFEKYPYYTLGLGYYSLYTDNLNMLDLGLNTNISYNPNPWFNLNLNYSKSFFNSDQTLSGQLKYSIPKYIDIGSYSNALAYSTTFILNGEYIDLNNYYLNPIIIYENLYNLGLYFSGSYYLYNLNNSILNAYAADIAYFFDNHLPILNSFSIEIRYAKEEVFNPLFDKISLIYDYDPIIMDQYKEVYGINLDLFNYSDNSDSRLNVFNILSIGDIDYTLNAIYKLIDYDNLFGLTFVISPEIYFVTDQNIPIDFEFGTYYLPSKDLYTFTFSLSTTLDTTIRDIIK, from the coding sequence ATGAAAAAAATTGGTATTTTTATATTTGTATTATTGAGCATTATTTCTTATACCGCAAATTATGATTTAAACGTTACACTCATTGAAAATGAAAAAGCTATTTTAGGATATTTAACTGTAACTTTAGAAGAAAATGAAGAACCATATTTTGCCTTATTTCCTAATTTAGATAGTCATGATAACCCATACATTAATGCATTATTTGAACAAAAAAATAATAATAAAATTGAAATTTTAAAAGTGACTGACAAAAATAATAATAAATTAAACTTTTCTTATTTGGATTATCATTCAAACAAATTTAGAGAGTATCAAAAGAAAAATGGAATTTTGTATGTAGATACAAATGAAAAAATTATAAAAATTACTTTTAAAACTTACTTTTATAATAAAAATTCTCCTGATAATGTGGATTTTGATGATATATACATATGGAGATTTGGATGGTATCCAATAATAATTAATAGAAATACCGATTATTCACTTCCACATCATAACGTTTCTATTTCTTATGAAAAAAATGATAATTTCATTCCAATAATTTTTGGAAAACAAAATGGAGAAAAATATCATTCCGAAGGAAAATATGTTTCAATGCCTATTGTTTTTGTGAAAAAAGATTCATATTTAACATTAACATTAGAATCTAAAGATTATAATTTAAATATTTGGTATAGAAAAGGACAAGAACAAAGAGCTGCAATTATGGCTACACAGGTTATTAAAGCTCTTGAATTACATACAAAAGATTTTGGTAAATTAAAATATTCAAATATTAATGTTATTCAAGATCCATACCCTGGAATGTATGGAATGGCAGCTGATGGAATGTTTTTATTAGGTGATGGTTTTTTCACTACAGCTGATTTGCTTTTACCAGGGTTATTAGAACCTATGACTTTCTATGTTGTATCTCATGAATTAGCTCATATGTGGTTTGGAATAGGTGTCGGTGTTGACTTTGCAAAAAATAATTTCATGAGCGAATCTTTAGCTGATTATGCAGCGCATATTTCTATGTATGAAAAATATGGTGACGATAGGCTGTATAACATTTATTTACCTGATATTTTAACAGAAAGTTTTTCCGATATATTAGTAAAGAATTTTTCTGATTTAGATCAAAATGGAATATTTAATTTAAACTATTATAATATAAAAAATTCTGTTTCAGATGATATAGACGAAATACCTGCAAATTTTGCATCATATATTTATTACAACAAAGGAAAAAGGGCTATGTTTTCAATTGAAGATTATATAGGAAGAGAAAAATTAAAAAATATTCTTTCTGAATATTACTATAATTATAATGAGAAAAATCCATCAGAAAAAGAGTTTTTTGATTTTATGTCTAATTATATTGACAGTCAAATATTAAATGATTTATTTATAAACAATAACAATTATGATCCATTTATAAGCGTAAATAAAGATAAAATAGTTGTTGACCTTAATAATATGAAAATACCAACAAAGATTAGAGTTTTAACAGAAGATGGAACAAAAGAATTTGTTACTATAGAAAATGTTGAATTTAACAAAGAGGATGTAATAACAATAGATATTGATCCTGAAATGCATACTTTTGATGTAGAAAGACACAATAATCATTATCCAATTCTTTTAAAATCTAATTTACTATTAAATGATGACATATCCAAATTTGATGCATACGAAATAAACTTTAAAACAAATTTTGAAATTATAAATAATCTTTATCAAAATTCTTCATTATTATCTTTTGAAAAATACCCGTATTATACTTTAGGATTAGGATATTATTCATTATATACAGATAATTTAAATATGTTGGATTTAGGATTAAATACTAATATATCTTATAACCCTAATCCTTGGTTTAATTTAAATTTAAATTATTCAAAAAGCTTTTTTAATTCAGACCAAACATTATCAGGACAGTTAAAGTATTCAATACCAAAATATATAGATATTGGTAGTTATTCTAATGCATTAGCTTATTCAACAACATTTATTTTAAATGGAGAATATATCGATTTAAATAATTATTACTTGAATCCAATTATTATTTATGAAAATCTATATAATTTAGGTTTATATTTTTCTGGAAGTTATTATCTTTATAATCTAAATAATAGTATTTTAAACGCTTACGCAGCAGATATTGCATACTTTTTTGATAACCATTTACCTATATTAAATTCATTCAGCATAGAAATAAGATATGCAAAAGAAGAGGTTTTTAATCCTTTATTTGACAAAATATCATTAATATATGATTATGATCCAATAATTATGGATCAATATAAAGAAGTATATGGAATTAACTTAGATCTATTTAATTATTCTGATAATTCCGATAGTAGATTAAATGTCTTTAATATATTATCAATAGGCGATATTGATTATACATTAAATGCCATTTACAAGTTAATAGATTATGATAATTTATTTGGATTAACATTTGTCATTTCACCAGAAATTTATTTTGTTACTGACCAAAATATACCAATTGATTTTGAATTTGGAACATATTATCTACCTTCAAAAGATTTATATACATTTACATTTTCATTATCAACTACTCTTGATACTACAATTAGAGATATTATAAAATAA
- a CDS encoding DUF2089 domain-containing protein, which produces MKKYKRLSHCPVCGKELIISELKCPECDVTIKGSFHLDDFAKLTDDQLYFLKIFIKNRGNLSDVQKEIGISYPTAKARLESVVRAMGFEEQKSNVDTFLILEKIEKGELTPEEAKEILRGKGL; this is translated from the coding sequence ATGAAAAAATACAAAAGATTATCTCATTGTCCAGTTTGTGGAAAAGAACTTATAATATCTGAATTAAAATGTCCAGAATGTGATGTAACTATAAAAGGGAGTTTCCACTTAGATGATTTTGCAAAATTAACTGATGATCAATTATATTTTTTAAAGATTTTTATAAAAAACAGAGGTAATCTCTCTGATGTTCAAAAGGAAATAGGCATTTCTTATCCAACTGCTAAAGCAAGGTTAGAAAGTGTAGTTAGAGCTATGGGTTTTGAAGAACAAAAATCTAATGTTGATACGTTTTTAATTTTAGAAAAAATTGAAAAGGGAGAACTTACTCCCGAAGAAGCAAAAGAAATTCTAAGAGGAAAAGGATTATAA
- the wecB gene encoding non-hydrolyzing UDP-N-acetylglucosamine 2-epimerase, translating to MKVGLIFGTRPEAIKMAPVYHTLREYGIDAKIIATAQHREMLDQVLELFDIKPDYDLNVMTHRQTLPELTKNLIEKLDKVLKEENFDYILVQGDTTSTFVGALISFYYKIPVGHIEAGLRTDNIYNPFPEEMNRRLTSVISSLHFPPTNVSKYNLLKEGISEDKIFITGNTVIDALLWVIEKNKDKIEEILSKYDLLNKKYILMTMHRRENWGEPMKNVMQAVKEFLLKNKDIYLVFPVHLNPAVRDIVFPELENLENAILINPVEYLEFTALMSGSYFIMTDSGGIQEEAPALGKPTLVLRETTERPEAIGAGTAKLIGTNKEVVLEYMNKLAFDKEFYSKMSNAKNPFGDGKASMRIAKILLNEDVEEFK from the coding sequence TTGAAAGTTGGTTTAATATTTGGTACAAGGCCAGAAGCAATAAAAATGGCTCCGGTATATCATACATTAAGAGAATATGGGATTGATGCAAAAATTATCGCAACAGCACAACATAGGGAAATGCTAGATCAAGTATTAGAACTTTTTGATATAAAACCAGATTATGACTTAAATGTTATGACACATAGACAGACATTACCAGAATTGACAAAAAATTTAATTGAAAAATTAGATAAAGTATTGAAAGAAGAGAATTTTGATTATATTTTAGTACAAGGAGATACTACATCAACTTTTGTTGGTGCCTTAATATCTTTTTATTATAAAATACCAGTTGGTCATATTGAAGCTGGTTTGAGAACAGATAATATATATAATCCATTCCCTGAAGAAATGAATAGAAGGCTTACCAGTGTAATTAGCTCATTACATTTTCCGCCTACAAATGTATCAAAATATAATTTATTAAAAGAAGGAATTTCTGAAGATAAAATATTTATAACTGGAAATACTGTAATAGATGCTTTATTATGGGTTATTGAAAAAAATAAAGATAAAATAGAGGAAATATTAAGTAAATATGATTTATTAAATAAAAAATATATTTTAATGACAATGCACAGAAGAGAAAATTGGGGAGAACCTATGAAAAATGTAATGCAAGCAGTAAAAGAATTTTTATTGAAAAATAAAGATATTTATTTAGTATTTCCAGTTCATTTAAATCCCGCTGTAAGAGATATAGTGTTTCCTGAATTAGAAAATTTAGAAAATGCAATATTAATTAATCCTGTTGAATATCTTGAATTTACTGCATTAATGTCTGGCTCATATTTTATAATGACAGATTCAGGTGGTATACAAGAAGAAGCACCAGCATTAGGGAAACCGACATTGGTTTTAAGGGAAACTACTGAAAGGCCAGAAGCAATTGGAGCAGGTACAGCAAAATTAATAGGAACTAATAAAGAAGTAGTTTTAGAATATATGAATAAATTGGCATTTGATAAGGAATTTTATTCAAAAATGTCAAATGCCAAAAACCCATTTGGCGATGGAAAAGCTTCAATGAGAATAGCTAAAATTCTTTTAAATGAAGATGTGGAAGAGTTTAAATAA
- the recG gene encoding ATP-dependent DNA helicase RecG: MHLEDFFNELEYLFNLGISQKIHIKSFFSEIYKFCKNNYSIIEKEKGLKEKIGSFLAYYMPLNKLPQERAIKRIKQGFDLIKKLKDEYLIDTPETPYKDMPLKTDIKYVKGVGNKRATILRDLGINNIEDTFYFIPRDYEDRREIKLISECYHGQTCLVVGNIVNYEERKTGALKILYYALEDKEHSVMILTWFNQDYIKKFLQVGMKVAVYGVVEIEFGKKQMKNPDFQVITNEKEIKKGILPVYPLKKGLYQNNMRYILSETIQYANKKEEFLPKKIMERYDIIEFPKRIKGIHFPKSFYHLNKAKEGLKYEEIFLFEFSVLIQKQKIQSKEGYAKNIKGELANKFISLLPFNLTNAQINAYNEIRKDMEKNNPMNRLLQGDVGSGKTVVSEIALIDNYESGFQGAVMVPTSVLAKQQFKKIKRDLEKLDIKVELLLGETKNSEKKIIKEKLLNNEIDILIGTHALIQDDVVFNNLGLVVIDEQHRFGVKQRLALINKGKMPDILFMTATPIPRTLAMTLYGDLDVTVINEMPSGRKKIKTVLVKEHKINEIYKFIEDELKNGNQAFFVYPLIDESEVLDLKAATEMYEILNNRFKEYGVGLLHGKMTPDEKNTVMEKFSKKEFSILVSTTVVEVGVDIPDATVMVIEHAERFGLSQLHQLRGRVGRSKKQAYCFLVISENVSSETREKLRKFANTNNGFEVSEIDLEWRGPGKFFGTEQHGLPDFQFIDILNDPDLISKARNDAEEILNEDPNLENHINLKNEIYNRYGKKLKMLEA, from the coding sequence ATGCATCTGGAGGATTTTTTTAATGAATTAGAATATTTATTTAACTTAGGTATTTCCCAAAAAATACATATTAAAAGTTTTTTTTCGGAAATATATAAGTTTTGCAAAAATAATTATAGTATTATAGAAAAAGAAAAGGGCCTAAAAGAAAAAATAGGCTCCTTTTTGGCATATTATATGCCATTAAACAAATTACCTCAAGAAAGAGCTATTAAAAGAATAAAACAAGGGTTTGATTTAATAAAAAAATTAAAAGATGAATATTTAATAGATACTCCAGAAACGCCATATAAGGATATGCCTTTAAAAACTGATATTAAATATGTAAAAGGTGTAGGAAATAAAAGGGCCACAATATTAAGAGATTTAGGTATAAATAATATTGAAGATACTTTTTATTTTATTCCAAGAGATTATGAAGATCGACGTGAAATTAAATTAATTTCTGAATGCTATCATGGCCAAACATGTTTAGTGGTTGGAAATATAGTAAATTATGAAGAAAGAAAAACTGGAGCATTAAAAATATTATATTATGCTCTAGAGGATAAAGAGCATTCAGTTATGATATTAACTTGGTTTAATCAAGATTATATAAAAAAGTTTTTACAAGTTGGAATGAAGGTAGCAGTATATGGAGTTGTTGAAATTGAATTTGGTAAAAAACAAATGAAAAATCCTGATTTTCAAGTTATAACAAATGAGAAAGAAATAAAAAAAGGAATTTTACCTGTATATCCTTTAAAAAAAGGATTATATCAAAATAATATGAGATATATTCTTTCTGAAACTATTCAATATGCAAATAAAAAAGAAGAATTCTTACCAAAAAAAATAATGGAAAGATATGATATTATTGAATTCCCTAAAAGAATAAAAGGGATACATTTTCCTAAAAGTTTTTATCATTTAAATAAAGCTAAAGAAGGACTAAAGTATGAAGAAATATTTTTATTTGAATTTTCTGTATTAATACAAAAACAAAAAATACAGTCTAAAGAAGGGTATGCTAAAAATATTAAAGGAGAATTAGCTAATAAGTTTATATCATTACTACCTTTTAATTTAACAAATGCTCAAATAAATGCATATAATGAAATTAGAAAAGATATGGAAAAAAATAATCCAATGAATAGATTATTACAAGGTGATGTTGGTTCTGGTAAAACTGTTGTTTCAGAAATAGCATTAATAGATAATTATGAAAGTGGATTTCAAGGAGCTGTTATGGTTCCAACATCAGTTTTAGCAAAACAACAATTTAAAAAAATAAAAAGAGATTTGGAAAAATTAGATATTAAGGTAGAATTATTATTAGGTGAAACAAAAAATTCTGAGAAAAAAATAATTAAAGAAAAATTATTAAATAATGAAATAGATATTTTAATAGGGACTCACGCTTTAATACAAGATGATGTAGTCTTTAATAATTTAGGATTAGTTGTGATAGATGAACAGCATAGATTTGGAGTAAAACAAAGATTAGCATTAATTAATAAGGGGAAAATGCCAGATATTTTGTTTATGACAGCAACACCAATTCCTAGAACATTAGCTATGACATTATATGGCGACTTAGATGTTACTGTAATAAATGAAATGCCATCAGGAAGAAAAAAAATTAAAACAGTATTAGTAAAGGAACATAAAATTAACGAAATATATAAGTTTATTGAAGACGAATTAAAAAATGGTAATCAAGCCTTTTTTGTTTATCCGCTTATAGATGAATCAGAAGTTTTGGATTTAAAAGCTGCAACTGAAATGTATGAAATATTGAATAATCGTTTTAAAGAATATGGAGTTGGTCTTTTACATGGGAAAATGACTCCAGATGAAAAGAATACAGTAATGGAAAAATTTAGTAAAAAAGAGTTTTCTATTTTAGTATCTACAACTGTAGTTGAAGTAGGTGTTGATATTCCAGATGCTACAGTTATGGTAATAGAACATGCTGAAAGATTTGGTTTATCACAATTACATCAATTAAGAGGAAGAGTAGGTAGAAGTAAAAAACAAGCATATTGTTTTTTAGTTATTAGCGAAAATGTATCAAGTGAAACTAGAGAAAAATTAAGAAAATTTGCTAATACAAATAACGGATTTGAGGTTTCTGAAATTGATTTAGAGTGGAGAGGCCCAGGGAAATTTTTTGGTACAGAACAACACGGATTACCAGATTTTCAGTTTATTGATATATTAAATGATCCAGATTTGATTTCAAAGGCAAGAAATGATGCAGAAGAAATTTTAAATGAAGATCCAAATTTAGAAAATCATATTAATTTAAAAAATGAAATATATAATAGATATGGTAAAAAATTAAAAATGTTAGAAGCATAG
- a CDS encoding late competence development ComFB family protein, whose protein sequence is MIIEKYHIFNVMEEIVEQITNEMFNMPNIEICICDRCKADVIALALNHLHPKYVVSEKGRIFSELETYTFQLRAEVLAEVLKAMEKIKENPSHPKEESIYKEVKISVDELEKHFDDINNK, encoded by the coding sequence ATGATTATCGAAAAATATCATATTTTTAATGTTATGGAAGAAATAGTTGAACAAATTACAAATGAAATGTTTAATATGCCTAATATTGAAATTTGTATATGTGATAGGTGTAAAGCTGACGTAATAGCTTTAGCATTAAATCATTTGCATCCAAAATATGTTGTTTCTGAAAAAGGAAGAATATTTTCTGAGTTAGAAACTTATACATTTCAATTAAGGGCAGAAGTTTTAGCTGAAGTATTAAAAGCAATGGAAAAAATAAAAGAAAATCCTTCTCATCCAAAAGAAGAATCAATATATAAGGAAGTAAAGATAAGTGTTGATGAATTAGAAAAACATTTTGATGATATTAATAATAAATAG
- a CDS encoding isochorismatase family protein, which translates to MEIINKLKEINFIPENTAILCVDCQNGFTLRCENELPVKGTTEEWINSVNEFLNEAKKENYLIIASKDDHPENNKSFNIWPPHCVKGTYGNELFINHYDFLVKKGTTENTDSYSAFYEDINLKNSTGLEEFLKDHNIKKLAILGLAGDVCVLETIKTALEKNFEICVLDDYIKSVNEKDMEYILKSENLIENIKIL; encoded by the coding sequence ATGGAAATTATAAATAAATTAAAAGAGATAAATTTCATACCTGAAAATACTGCAATTCTATGTGTTGACTGTCAAAATGGATTTACATTAAGATGCGAAAATGAACTTCCTGTAAAGGGTACTACAGAAGAATGGATAAATTCAGTAAATGAATTTTTAAATGAAGCAAAAAAGGAAAATTATTTAATAATTGCTAGTAAAGATGATCATCCAGAGAACAATAAATCTTTTAATATATGGCCACCACATTGTGTAAAAGGTACATATGGTAATGAATTATTTATTAATCATTATGATTTTCTTGTAAAAAAAGGAACTACTGAAAATACAGATAGTTATTCCGCATTTTATGAAGATATTAATTTAAAAAATTCTACCGGATTAGAAGAATTTTTAAAAGATCACAATATTAAAAAGTTAGCAATTTTAGGTTTAGCTGGAGATGTATGTGTGTTAGAAACAATTAAAACTGCTTTAGAAAAGAACTTTGAAATTTGTGTACTTGACGATTATATAAAAAGTGTAAATGAAAAAGACATGGAATATATATTAAAATCAGAAAATTTAATAGAAAATATAAAAATATTATAG